One stretch of Natronobacterium texcoconense DNA includes these proteins:
- a CDS encoding ketopantoate reductase family protein: protein MEIVVFGAGSLGSLVGGVLAREHDVTLVARQAHADAVRTRGLRIEGSLEAEVSPAATTDGRGLEADLAVVTVKSFDTESIAETIATGSFDAVLSLQNGMGNEEVLASALDAEVLAGTATYGAILQRPGIVECTGLGKIVLGDHRGGHSDVADAVGEAFSGAGLETTVAEDMPSRLWEKLAVNAGINAITALTETENRAVLEPPADDVARAATKETARVARADGVELSNREALAAMERVAESTAANTSSMAQDLQVGRRTEIDAINGYVVDRGETLAVETPTNRLLAALVRTWERGQGVRDDSLAE, encoded by the coding sequence ATGGAAATCGTCGTCTTCGGTGCCGGAAGCCTGGGTAGCCTCGTGGGTGGCGTGCTCGCACGCGAACACGACGTAACGCTGGTTGCTCGTCAGGCACACGCCGACGCCGTCCGAACTCGCGGACTGCGTATCGAGGGTTCACTCGAGGCCGAGGTCTCCCCGGCAGCGACGACTGACGGCCGGGGCCTCGAGGCGGATCTTGCCGTCGTCACGGTCAAATCGTTCGACACTGAGTCGATCGCCGAGACGATCGCGACGGGGTCGTTCGACGCCGTGCTCTCCCTGCAAAACGGGATGGGAAACGAGGAGGTGCTCGCCTCGGCCCTCGATGCCGAGGTTCTCGCGGGGACGGCGACCTACGGTGCGATTCTCCAGCGACCCGGCATCGTCGAGTGTACGGGACTCGGCAAGATCGTTCTGGGAGACCATCGAGGAGGACACTCCGACGTCGCAGACGCCGTCGGTGAGGCCTTTTCCGGTGCCGGCCTCGAGACGACCGTCGCTGAGGACATGCCCTCTCGCCTGTGGGAGAAACTCGCGGTCAACGCCGGAATCAACGCGATAACGGCGTTGACGGAAACGGAAAACCGTGCGGTGCTCGAGCCACCGGCGGACGACGTCGCCCGCGCAGCGACGAAAGAGACGGCTCGAGTCGCCCGCGCTGACGGCGTAGAGCTCTCGAACCGCGAGGCGCTGGCGGCGATGGAACGCGTCGCCGAATCGACGGCGGCGAACACGTCCTCGATGGCCCAGGATCTCCAGGTAGGCCGTCGAACCGAGATCGACGCGATCAACGGCTACGTGGTCGATCGAGGTGAAACGCTGGCGGTCGAGACGCCGACGAACCGGTTGCTCGCGGCGCTCGTTCGGACGTGGGAGCGAGGGCAGGGAGTTCGCGACGATTCGCTCGCGGAGTAA
- a CDS encoding alpha/beta fold hydrolase, translating to MTGTGVTTVGNCRISYRRAGTSGPPVVLLHGAGIDDSTVSWRHAIDALAEQYRVYSIDWPEYGESTGAISHSIDTYVDVLDGFLETIPDEQVSLVGISMGGGAALGYALEHPGCVDRLALVSSYGLGGRLPNALPWKYLGQVPGVTEFGKVAASVTNESVRLVLDNLVADAADLPDPFVEDVREKLLEPGSIRAFKEFQHNELSYGGRVATNFVDDLESLSVPTLLVHGTQDPLVPVKWSTRAASRVPESKLALVEECGHWVPRERPQKCNEILTEWLPDHRCVPKPQYPKAEIPGLTRVSY from the coding sequence ATGACGGGAACCGGCGTTACGACGGTCGGGAACTGTCGAATCAGCTACCGGCGTGCCGGAACGAGCGGCCCACCCGTCGTCTTGCTCCACGGGGCAGGGATCGACGACTCGACGGTCTCGTGGCGTCACGCAATCGACGCCCTGGCCGAACAGTATCGCGTCTACAGCATCGACTGGCCCGAATACGGGGAGAGTACGGGCGCTATCAGCCACAGTATCGACACCTACGTCGACGTTCTCGACGGCTTTCTCGAGACGATCCCCGACGAACAGGTGTCGCTCGTCGGCATCTCGATGGGCGGCGGCGCGGCGCTTGGCTACGCACTCGAGCATCCAGGCTGCGTCGATCGACTGGCACTCGTCAGCAGTTACGGGCTCGGCGGGCGATTACCGAACGCCCTGCCGTGGAAGTATCTGGGACAGGTGCCGGGCGTTACCGAGTTCGGAAAAGTCGCCGCGAGCGTCACGAACGAGAGCGTCCGCCTGGTTCTCGATAACCTCGTCGCCGATGCAGCCGACCTGCCCGACCCGTTCGTCGAGGACGTTCGGGAGAAACTGCTGGAACCAGGCTCGATCCGGGCGTTCAAGGAGTTCCAGCACAACGAACTCTCCTACGGCGGCCGCGTGGCGACGAACTTCGTTGACGACCTCGAATCGCTGTCGGTACCGACGCTACTGGTCCACGGCACCCAGGACCCGCTGGTTCCGGTCAAGTGGTCGACTCGAGCCGCCAGCCGGGTTCCGGAGTCGAAACTGGCGCTCGTCGAAGAGTGTGGCCACTGGGTGCCGCGGGAACGACCTCAGAAGTGTAACGAGATTCTGACGGAGTGGCTGCCGGACCATCGCTGTGTCCCGAAGCCACAGTATCCGAAAGCGGAGATTCCAGGGTTGACTCGCGTCAGCTACTGA